A region of Lycium barbarum isolate Lr01 chromosome 1, ASM1917538v2, whole genome shotgun sequence DNA encodes the following proteins:
- the LOC132608807 gene encoding beta-carotene isomerase D27, chloroplastic yields the protein MAMVLLVPSSPLLAKAAVIRVSCFSTASKIEARKNKSPSPRLFDKLFLSLFRNKMVQETGWDSEKPGYDGLIEVAHRLALAQNNSQTRDASVRILRSLFPPLLLELYRMLVAPIDSGKFAALMVARVTALSCQWLMGPCAVNSVDLPNGSSLMSGVFVEKCKYLEESKCVGVCINTCKLPTQTFFKDHMGVPLVMEPNFTDYSCQFKFGILPPQQEVDNALKEPCLEICPNAVRRKEMNYNMDAPKCPKA from the exons ATGGCTATGGTTCTTCTTGTACCCAGTTCGCCCCTCTTGGCAAAAGCTGCTGTTATTCGTGTTTCGTGCTTCTCTACTGCTAGTAAA ATTGAAGCAAGAAAAAACAAGTCTCCTTCGCCCAGGCTGTTTGATAAGCTGTTCCTTAGTCTATTCCGGAACAAAATGGTACAG GAGACTGGCTGGGACTCTGAAAAGCCTGGCTACGACGGTCTAATTGAAGTGGCCCATCGTCTCGCCCTTGCTCAAAACAATTCCCAAACTAGAGACGCCTCG GTTCGGATATTGAGATCATTATTTCCTCCTTTGTTGTTGGAGCTCTACCGGATGCTTGTTGCACCTATAGATAGTGGTAAATTTGCAGCCTTGATGGTCG CAAGGGTCACTGCATTATCCTGTCAATGGCTTATGGGTCCATGCGCTGTTAATTCCGTGGATCTTCCTAATGGTTCCTCTTTGATGAGCGGG GTTTTCGTGGAGAAATGCAAGTACTTGGAAGAGAGCAAATGTGTGGGTGTATGCATTAATACATGTAAACTCCCTACACAG ACTTTCTTCAAGGATCACATGGGAGTTCCACTGGTGATGGAGCCAAACTTCACTGATTATAGCTGTCAG TTTAAATTCGGGATTCTTCCTCCTCAGCAAGAAGTTGACAACGCTCTTAAAGAACCATGCTTGGAGATATGCCCCAATGCTGTTCGTCGAAAAGAAATGAACTACAACATGGATGCACCCAAGTGTCCAAAAGCATGA
- the LOC132618248 gene encoding zinc finger BED domain-containing protein RICESLEEPER 2-like: protein MAEAIGTCLLYWNLDQIFTVTVDNASSNDVTVRELSKQLNNWETNIMNGKHLHVRCMAHILNLIVQEGLKEIDASVKRVRQMVRYVRSSSARGAHFKKCCEVQKVECSKSLELDVPTRWNSTYLMLDTAQHFEKAFDRFDFFDENFKTYLATHVCEDGSVAGPVACDDWANVRNVVKFLERFHELTVKVSGSHYVTSNVHFEDICELDVHLKVCLESEDVSLCIMAERMRQKFKKYWGDPEKMNKMIFIASVLDPRKKFVYVNFGLEELFGEEVGKKVSEGVYDYMKSLFGEYLKNYSREFHHKSSPSTSSSSQCSSDVSSNSDASLKKKALRTKLDLKKQKEDSGCAGAKSELDRYISEDQELEDERVEFSILDWWKVNAPRFPVLSELA, encoded by the exons ATGGCAGAGGCTATTGGCACTTGTTTGCTTTATTGGAACTTGGATCAAATTTTTACTGTTACTGTTGATAATGCTTCTTCCAACGATGTTACAGTTAGAGAATTGTCCAAACAGTTAAATAATTGGGAAACTAATATAATGAATGGTAAACATCTTCATGTGAGATGTATGGCTCACATACTTAATCTAATTGTGCAAGAAGGTTTGAAGGAAATTGATGCTTCTGTCAAACGTGTTAGGCAAATGGTAAGGTATGTTAGATCATCTTCGGCAAGAGGAGCTCACTTTAAGAAATGTTGTGAAGTTCAAAAGGTGGAATGTTCTAAATCATTAGAGCTAGATGTGCCTActaggtggaattccacctaCTTAATGTTGGATACAGCACAACACTTTGAGAAGGCCTTTGATAGGTTTGATTTTTTCGATGAGAATTTTAAAACTTATCTTGCTACTCATGTTTGTGAAGATGGAAGTGTTGCAGGTCCTGTCGCATGTGATGATTGGGCGAATGTAAGGAATGTGGTAAAGTTTCTTGAAAGATTTCATGAGCTCACCGTAAAGGTTTCAGGTTCACATTACGTTACTTCTAATGTTCATTTTGAGGATATATGTGAGCTTGATGTACATTTGAAAGTGTGTTTAGAAAGTGAAGATGTTAGTTTATGTATAATGGCTGAGCGAATGAGACAAAAGTTCAAAAAGTATTGGGGGGATCCCGAAAAGAtgaacaaaatgatttttattgcttccGTGTTGGATCCTCGTAAGAAATTTGTGTATGTTAACTTTGGGCTTGAAGAGCTATTTGGTGAGGAAGTAGGAAAAAAAGTAAGCGAAGGAGTGTATGATTATATGAAATCTTTGTTTGGAGAGTATCTAAAAAATTATTCAAGAGAGTTTCATCATAAATCATCTCCATCTACATCTTCTTCATCTCAATGCTCATCTGATGTATCTTCTAATTCTGACGCCTCTTTGAAAAAAAAAGCTTTGAGAACTAAGCTTGActtgaaaaaacaaaaagaagattcTGGGTGTGCGGGTGCTAAATCGGAGTTGGATAGATACATTAGTGAAGATCAAGAACTTGAAGATGAACGTGTTGAGTTTTCAATCTTAGATTGGTGGAAAGTAAATGCTCCTAGATTTCCCGTTCTTTCAGA GTTGGCTTAG